The following coding sequences lie in one Chelmon rostratus isolate fCheRos1 chromosome 2, fCheRos1.pri, whole genome shotgun sequence genomic window:
- the chd5 gene encoding chromodomain-helicase-DNA-binding protein 5 isoform X2 has product MPGSLSNEDEGQDDMDFEDDMPDEDDEGERNTVPLTPLDSFFSDNDSLKQQKKKKPKKMKEGKMPKVKKRKKEGGIQARVDSDLEETSEVEEERERPEIGSESESSTYGPTKKKKKKPKEKKEKKPRKKKRDEEDDDDDDDDGNMKEPKSSSQLMQEWGLEDVQYGFTEDDYKTITNYKAFSQFLRPLIAKKNPKIPMSKMMTVLGAKWREFSANNPFKGASATAVAAAVAAAVETVTVAQPTSVSSSQPSSQLGPIKKAKTKEGKGPGVRKRSKSVKEVKKKPKPKKTKSKSGQSGKKKKASSSEEDFLEESDFDDISVHSASVLSDTSGAATKKKARRGRKKRKKEDGDGYETDHQDYCEVCQQGGEIILCDTCPRAYHLVCLDPELEKAPEGKWSCPHCEKEGIQWEAKDEEEEEEEPAGEEEDDHMEFCRVCKDGGELLCCDTCPSSYHIHCLNPPLPEIPNGEWLCPRCMCPPLKGKVQKILHWTWGEPPLPAELPAGPDGKPSDPLTKPPLKGHPEREFFVKWAGLSYWHCSWVSELQLELYHTVMYRNYQRKNDMDEPPPYDYGSGEEELNSEKRKSKDPQYAVMEERFYRYGIKPEWMVIHRILNHSFDKDGDVHYLIKWRDLPYDQCTWEVDDFDVPEYDSLKASYWDHREQILGEDQRPLVVRKGKKLKEDHPKREVPPDAPIIDPTIKFEHQPWYINATGGTLHPYQLEGLNWLRFSWAQGTDTILADEMGLGKTVQTIVFLYSLYKEGHSKGPFLVSAPLSTIINWEREFEMWAPDFYVVTYTGDKDSRAIIRENEFTFEDSAVKSGRKVFRMKKDTPIKFHVLLTSYELITIDQAILGSITWACLVVDEAHRLKNNQSKFFRILNGYKIYYKLLLTGTPLQNNLEELFHLLNFLTPERFNNLEGFLEEFADISKEDQIKKLHDLLGPHMLRRLKADVFKNMPAKTELIVRVELSPMQKKYYKFILTRNFEALNSKGGGNQVSLLNIMMDLKKCCNHPYLFPVAAVEAPVLPNGSYDGNLLVKSSGKLTLLQKMLKKLKDEGHRVLIFSQMTKMLDLLEDFLEFEGYKYERIDGGITGGLRQEAIDRFNAPGAQQFCFLLSTRAGGLGINLASADTVIIYDSDWNPHNDIQAFSRAHRIGQNKKVMIYRFVTRGSVEERITQVAKRKMMLTHLVVRPGLGSKTGSMSKQELDDILKFGTEELFKDEMEAARTMGDNKDGEEGNVIHYDDDAISKLLDRSQDATEDTEIQNMNEYLSSFKVAQYVVKEEDGEEEVEREIIKQEENVDPDYWEKLLRHHYEQQQEDLARNLGKGKRIRKQVNYNDTTQEDQEWQDDLSDNQSEYSVGSEDEDEDFEERPEGGRRHSRRQLKSEKDKPLPPLLARVGGSIEVLGFNARQRKAFLNAIMRWGMPPQDAFNSHWLVRDLRGKSEREFRAYVSLFMRHLCEPGADGAETFADGVPREGLSRQHVLTRIGVMSLVRKKVQEFEHVNGKLSSPDLIPIGMELKKLTESLSSDPNTPVPASPVATQPGTPIPSEKTESLLGTADDKETTEQDNKKLSEQETSGAEPASAPEKAADSEESKASSEEKTGDERDRTESPSTKTEPSANPKDSSLKQTELSSSQTSPKMEPCKETEKSSEKGDTDSPLAKTEDKENKPDDMKSEDALDGRLNGDKDTLDEMDESRKEDKNGFKAKFMFNIADGGFTELHTLWQTEERAALSSGKMHDIWHRRHDYWLLAGIVTHGYARWQDIQNDPRYAILNEPFKTEMHKGNYLEMKNKFLARRFKLLEQALVIEEQLRRAAYLNMTQDPSHPAMALNTRFTEVECLAESHQHLSKESLAGNKPANAVLHKVLNQLEELLSDMKADVTRLPNMLSRIPPVSARLQMSERSILSRLTSRGSEPPPQQPFSQGGFGCSQMYSSSFGGGFRGPGGQPMVNYSQMPLGPYVSVSTNGPPPPTSHLDKKSLDSLRDVATPDLKSGKPSDVICIED; this is encoded by the exons GAACCCAAATCATCCAGCCAGCTGATGCAAGAGTGGGGTCTCGAAGACGTGCAGTATGGCTTCACCGAGGACGACTATAAAACCATCACTAACTACAAGGCGTTCAGCCAGTTCCTCAG GCCTCTCATTGCCAAGAAGAACCCGAAGATTCCCATGTCAAAGATGATGACAGTGTTAGGGGCCAAGTGGAGAGAGTTCAGCGCCAACAACCCGTTCAAAGGCGCATCTGCCACCGCTGTGGCCGCCGCTGTGGCCGCCGCCGTGGAAACGGTTACCGTGGCGCAGCCGAcgtctgtcagcagcagccagcCGAGCTCTCAGCTGGGGCCAATCAAAAAAGCCAAAACCAAAGAGGGAAAGG GACCcggagtgaggaagaggagtaagTCTGtgaaggaggtgaagaagaaacCCAAGCCGAAGAAGACCAAATCAAAGTCGGGCCAAAgtgggaagaagaagaaagcgtCCTCg AGCGAGGAGGACTTCCTGGAGGAGTCGGACTTTGATGACATCAGCGTCCACAGTGCCTCTGTGCTTTCTGATACCTCGGGGGCCGCCACCAAGAAAAAGGCCCGACGTGGgcggaaaaaaagaaaaa AGGAAGATGGTGACGGTTATGAGACGGACCACCAGGACTACTGCGAGGTCTGCCAGCAGGGTGGAGAGATCATCCTGTGTGACACCTGTCCCAGAGCGTACCACCTGGTCTGTCTGGACCCTGAGCTGGAGAAGGCCCCCGAGGGCAAATGGAGCTGTCCACACTGT GAGAAAGAGGGTATCCAGTGGGAGGCcaaagacgaggaggaggaggaggaagagccagCAGGCGAGGAAGAGGATGACCACATGGAGTTTTGCCGAGTGtgtaaagatggaggagagctgctgtgttgtgacACCTGCCCATCTTCCTACCACATCCACTGCCTCAACCCACCTCTGCCCGAGATACCCAACGGGGAGTGGCTGTGTCCGCGCTGCATG tgcCCTCCCCTCAAAGGTAAGGTCCAAAAGATTCTGCACTGGACATGGGGAGAGCCCCCGCTGCCAGCTGAACTGCCTGCAGGCCCTGACGGCAAGCCAAGTGATCCACTGACCAAGCCTCCACTCAAGGGCCACCCAGAGAGGGAGTTCTTCGTGAAGTGGGCTGGCCTTTCGTACTGGCACTGCTCCTGGGTCAGCGAGCTGCAG TTGGAGCTGTATCACACGGTCATGTATCGGAACTACCAGCGTAAGAACGACATGGACGAACCTCCGCCGTACGACTACGGCTCCGGAGAGGAGGAGCTCAACAGcgagaagaggaagagcaaagaCCCCCAGTATGCTGTGATGGAGGAGCGCTTCTACCGCTATGGCATTAAACCAGAGTGGATGGTCATCCACCGGATACTCAACCACAG TTTTGATAAAGATGGCGATGTGCATTATCTGATCAAGTGGAGAGACCTGCCCTACGACCAGTGCACCTGGGAGGTGGACGACTTTGACGTCCCAGAGTATGACAGCCTTAAAGCTTCTTACTGGGACCACAG GGAACAAATACTAGGGGAGGACCAACGCCCTCTGGTggtgaggaaaggaaagaaactcAAAGAGGACCATCCAAAGAGGGAGGTCCCTCCTGATGCTCCCATCATAGAT CCGACCATCAAGTTTGAGCACCAGCCGTGGTACATTAACGCCACCGGGGGAACGCTGCACCCGTACCAGCTGGAAGGGCTGAACTGGTTGCGGTTCTCCTGGGCGCAGGGCACAGATACCATCCTGGCAGACGAGATGGGCCTCGGGAAGACGGTGCAGACAATAGTGTTTCTCTACTCGCTCTATAAGGAG GGTCACTCTAAGGGGCCGTTCTTGGTGAGTGCGCCCCTTTCCACCATCATCAACTGGGAGAGGGAATTTGAGATGTGGGCTCCGGACTTCTACGTGGTGACATACACTGGAGACAAAGACAGCCGGGCAATCATCAGGGAGAACGAGTTTACCTTTGAGGACAGTGCAGTAAAATCAGGACGCAAGGTGTTTCGCATGAAG AAAGACACTCCAATCAAGTTCCACGTGCTGCTGACATCCTACGAGCTGATCACTATAGATCAAGCCATTCTGGGCTCCATCACTTGGGCCTGCCTGGTGGTAGACGAGGCCCACAGGCTGAAGAACAACCAATCAAAG TTTTTCAGAATTCTCAACGGGTATAAGATCTACTACAAGCTGCTGCTCACTGGGACTCCTCTTCAGAACAACCTGGAAGAGCTGTTCCACCTGCTTAACTTCCTCACCCCAGAGCGCTTCAA TAACTTGGAAGGCTTCCTGGAGGAGTTTGCCGACATCTCGAAGGAGGACCAGATCAAGAAGCTCCACGACCTGCTGGGCCCTCATATGCTCAGAAGGCTGAAAGCTGATGTATTCAAGAACATGCCCGCAAAGACGGAGCTGATTGTGAGAGTGGAGCTCAGCCCCATGCAGAA GAAATATTACAAGTTTATTTTGACGCGAAACTTCGAAGCTCTGAACTCCAAAGGTGGAGGGAACCAGGTGTCCCTGCTCAACATTATGATGGACCTGAAGAAGTGCTGCAACCACCCCTACCTGTTCCCTGTGGCCGCTGTG GAAGCTCCTGTATTACCCAATGGCTCGTATGATGGTAACCTACTGGTGAAGTCCTCAGGAAAACTGACGCTGCTGCAGAAAATGCTGAAGAAACTCAAAGATGAAGGACACAGagttctcattttctctcag ATGACAAAGATGTTGGATCTGCTCGAGGATTTTCTGGAGTTTGAGGGTTATAAATATGAACGCATTGATGGAGGGATTACTGGAGGCCTAAGGCAGGAGGCCATTGACCGCTTCAATG cGCCGGGCGCTCAGCAGTTCTGCTTCTTACTGTCAACGCGAGCTGGAGGTCTTGGCATCAACCTCGCAAGTGCAGACACTGTCATCATATACGACTCTGACTGGAATCCTCACAACGACATCCAA gCTTTTAGCAGAGCCCACCGTATAGGCCAGAATAAGAAGGTGATGATCTATCGTTTCGTGACGCGGGGCTCAGTGGAGGAGCGGATCACTCAGGTGGCAAAGAGGAAAATGATGCTGACCCACCTGGTGGTGCGGCCCGGCCTGGGCTCCAAAACTGGCTCCATGTCCAAACAAGAACTGGACGATATCCTCAAGTTTGGCACTGAGGAGCTTTTCAAGGATGAAATGGAAGCGGCGCGAACCATGG GTGACAACAAAGATGGCGAGGAGGGCAACGTGATTCACTACGACGACGACGCCATCTCGAAGCTGTTGGACCGCAGCCAGGACGCCACCGAAGACACGGAGATTCAGAACATGAACGAGTACCTGAGCTCCTTCAAAGTGGCTCAGTATGTGGTGAAAGAAGAGGACGGAGAG gaggaggtggagcgggAGATCATCAAGCAGGAGGAGAACGTGGATCCAGACTACTGGGAAAAACTCCTTCGCCACCACTacgagcagcagcaggaggatcTGGCCCGCAACCTCGGCAAAGGCAAGCGCATCCGAAAGCAGGTCAACTACAACGACACGACCCAGGAGGACCAAG AATGGCAGGATGATCTTTCAGACAATCAGTCGGAGTACTCTGTGGGGTCCGAGGACGAGGACGAAGATTTCGAGGAGAGACCTgaag GTGGACGCAGACATTCTCGTCGGCAGCTGAAGAGTGAGAAAGACAAACCTCTGCCGCCCTTACTGGCTCGAGTTGGGGGTAGCATTGAG GTGCTGGGGTTCAACGCTCGCCAGAGGAAAGCATTCCTCAATGCCATCATGCGCTGGGGCATGCCTCCTCAGGATGCCTTCAACTCCCATTGGCTGGTTAGAGACCTGAGAGGGAAGAGTGAGCGTGAGTTCAG ggCCTATGTGTCTCTGTTCATGAGGCATCTATGTGAGCCGGGGGCAGATGGAGCAGAGACCTTTGCTGACGGAGTCCCACGCGAGGGACTGTCTCGTCAGCATGTTCTTACCAGGATTGGAGTCATGTCCCTTGTCAGGAAAAAG gtGCAAGAGTTTGAGCATGTAAATGGAAAGCTGAGCTCTCCAGATCTGATTCCCATTGGGatggagctgaagaagctgaCCGAAAGTTTGTCTTCTGATCCCAACACCCCCGTTCCAGCCAGCCCCGTCGCTACCCAGCCTGGCACTCCCATCCCTTCAG AGAAGACTGAGTCTCTTTTGGGTACCGCTGATGACAAGGAGACCACAGAGCAAGATAACAAGAAGCtgtcagagcaggaa ACCTCCGGTGCAGAGCCAGCATCTGCACCTGAGAAGGCAGCTGACAGCGAGGAGAGCAAGGCCAgctcagaggagaaaacaggagatgAGAGGGACAGAACTGAGTCACCCTCCACAAAGACAGAGCCATCTGCCAACCCAAAAGACTCCTCTTTGAAACAGACAGAGCTGTCATCCAGTCAAACCTCGCCCAAAA TGGAGCCctgcaaagaaacagagaagtcTTCAGAAAAAGGAGATACTGATTCTCCTCTGGCAAAAACTGAAGACAAGGAAAATAAGCCAG ATGATATGAAGAGTGAGGATGCATTAGACGGTCGATTGAATGGAGACAAGGACACTTTGGATGAGATGGAcgagagcaggaaggaggacAAAAACGGATTCAAAGCCAAGTTCATGTTTAATATAGCTGATGGAGGTTTTACAG AGTTGCACACCCTCTGGCAAACTGAAGAGCGAGCGGCGCTGTCTTCTGGAAAGATGCATGACATCTGGCACCGTCGCCATGACTACTGGCTGCTGGCTGGCATCGTAAC ACATGGTTATGCTCGCTGGCAAGACATTCAGAATGACCCACGCTATGCTATTCTGAATGAGCCCTTCAAGACTGAGATGCATAAGGGCAACTACCTAGAAATGAAGAACAAGTTCTTGGCTCGCCGCTTTAAG TTGTTGGAGCAGGCTCTGGTGATTGAGGAGCAGTTGAGGCGGGCAGCTTACCTGAATATGACCCAGGACCCCAGTCACCCGGCCATGGCTCTCAACACTCGCTTCACTGAGGTGGAATGTCTGGCAGAGTCCCACCAGCACCTGTCCAAAGAGTCTCTGGCCGGCAACAAGCCTGCCAACGCCGTGCTGCACAAAG TGTTGAACCAGCTAGAGGAACTTCTGAGCgacatgaaagcagatgtgACTCGACTGCCCAACATGCTGTCCAGGATCCCGCCGGTGTCGGCCCGTCTGCAGATGTCCGAGAGGAGCATCCTGAGCCGCCTCACCAGCCGAGGGAGCGAGCCTCCGCCACAGCAG CCTTTCAGTCAGGGTGGGTTTGGCTGCTCCCAGatgtacagcagcagctttggtGGAGGATTCAGAGGACCAGGTGGACAGCCCATGGTCAACTACAGTCAGATGCCTCTGGGACCCTACGTCAGTG TGTCCACTAATGGCCCTCCACCCCCTACAAGCCATCTGGACAAGAAGTCACTTGACTCCTTGAGAGACGTGGCCACGCCTGACCTCAAGTCAGGCAAACCTAGTGATGTCATCTGCATTGAGGACTAG